The following proteins are co-located in the Nocardia bhagyanarayanae genome:
- a CDS encoding lipase family protein: MRAVVAAMIVAATVLTGGVAAGPASAMPLPQDDSFYEPPADFANTEPGTILRSREVKLAVLTLLPLNVRSWQLLYRTTDLFDEPAVAVTTVVLPAGADPNRSRPLVSLQFYYDSASPSCAPSYMLRQGAGPPGVEGIHSNSELIALAALISQGWAVSIPDYEGPQGHLAVAKEPGYMTLDGIRAAQRFEPMGLNANTPVALWGYSGGGMATGWAAEMQPSYAPELNVKGAAMGAPVSDVESLLHVNGSMFSSLIGIGIASLSNAYPAFEEVTYRYLTPEGRALMDRTNAQCLPRNALTQMFVDYQRLLTIPIAEYLALPEIREVFDATVLGGNTPTMPIHLYQGVFDEAVPVWTNDALAQRYCAGGASVLYKRDHLSEHLTLPSLGMADTFNWLKGRLAPNAPEQVGCRTENIVSMLADVNALLSQIEINLNATFGALGFPIGPRER, encoded by the coding sequence GTGCGCGCCGTAGTGGCGGCGATGATCGTCGCGGCGACCGTGCTGACGGGCGGAGTTGCGGCGGGTCCGGCATCAGCAATGCCGCTCCCGCAAGATGATTCGTTCTACGAGCCGCCCGCCGACTTCGCGAACACCGAGCCGGGGACCATCCTGCGCTCGCGCGAGGTGAAGCTGGCGGTGCTCACCCTCCTGCCGCTGAACGTGCGGTCCTGGCAGTTGCTGTACCGCACGACCGACCTGTTCGACGAGCCCGCGGTCGCGGTCACGACCGTCGTCCTTCCCGCGGGCGCCGACCCGAATCGCTCCCGCCCGCTGGTCTCCCTCCAGTTCTATTACGACAGCGCCAGCCCTTCCTGCGCACCGTCGTACATGCTCCGGCAGGGTGCGGGACCGCCCGGCGTCGAGGGCATCCATTCCAACAGCGAGCTCATCGCGCTGGCCGCGTTGATCAGCCAGGGCTGGGCGGTGTCGATCCCGGACTACGAGGGTCCGCAAGGCCATCTGGCGGTCGCCAAGGAGCCGGGATACATGACCCTGGACGGAATCAGGGCGGCGCAACGTTTCGAGCCGATGGGTCTGAACGCGAATACCCCTGTGGCCCTGTGGGGTTACTCCGGCGGCGGCATGGCCACCGGATGGGCGGCCGAGATGCAGCCGAGCTACGCGCCGGAGCTGAACGTCAAGGGCGCTGCGATGGGCGCGCCGGTCTCGGACGTCGAATCGTTGTTGCACGTCAACGGTTCGATGTTCTCGAGTTTGATCGGGATCGGCATCGCCTCCCTGTCGAACGCGTATCCGGCGTTCGAGGAGGTCACCTACCGCTACCTCACGCCGGAGGGTCGCGCGCTGATGGACCGCACCAACGCGCAGTGTCTCCCGCGCAACGCGCTCACCCAGATGTTCGTGGATTACCAACGGCTGCTCACGATTCCGATCGCCGAATACCTTGCCCTTCCCGAGATTCGCGAGGTTTTCGACGCGACGGTGCTCGGCGGCAACACGCCGACGATGCCGATCCACCTGTACCAAGGCGTCTTCGACGAAGCGGTGCCGGTCTGGACGAACGACGCTCTCGCGCAAAGGTATTGCGCGGGCGGCGCTTCCGTCCTCTACAAACGCGACCACCTGAGCGAGCACCTGACGCTGCCCTCCCTCGGCATGGCCGACACCTTCAACTGGCTGAAGGGCAGGCTGGCGCCGAACGCGCCGGAACAGGTCGGCTGCCGGACCGAGAACATCGTCTCCATGCTCGCCGACGTCAACGCGCTGCTGAGCCAGATCGAGATCAACCTGAACGCCACCTTCGGCGCGCTCGGGTTCCCGATCGGCCCCCGCGAACGCTGA
- a CDS encoding TetR/AcrR family transcriptional regulator codes for MTRSKSAARPAPAPARRRIRGLDAEQRSAQRRSQLLDAATELFAEQSFSGTSIEQICQRAYVGTKGFYDHFDSKEACYIALLEQITAQIQQRVAEVAAEVAGRDWGQRAAAVIGAFVHAIADDPRLAKVTFGEAGGISPTVEKQRRGNRRWAAAFLESQWSSGPAPDERAQRRRLALALATIGGMFELVADWLHHHDDGGARDDVQTLIDDLVEFVGVVYAGREVLT; via the coding sequence ATGACCCGCAGCAAATCCGCCGCGCGGCCCGCCCCGGCTCCGGCCCGGCGCCGGATCCGCGGCCTCGACGCCGAGCAGCGCAGCGCGCAGCGACGCAGTCAACTGCTGGACGCCGCCACCGAACTGTTTGCCGAACAGAGCTTTTCGGGCACCTCGATCGAACAGATCTGCCAGCGCGCCTACGTCGGCACGAAGGGGTTCTACGACCACTTCGACAGCAAGGAGGCGTGCTACATCGCGCTGCTCGAACAGATCACGGCGCAGATCCAGCAACGCGTCGCCGAGGTGGCGGCGGAAGTCGCCGGACGGGACTGGGGACAGCGCGCGGCCGCGGTCATCGGCGCGTTCGTACACGCCATCGCCGACGACCCGCGCCTGGCGAAGGTGACTTTCGGTGAGGCGGGCGGGATTTCGCCGACGGTGGAGAAGCAGCGCCGCGGCAACCGGCGCTGGGCGGCGGCGTTCCTGGAGAGCCAGTGGTCATCGGGTCCCGCACCGGACGAGCGCGCGCAACGCAGGCGACTGGCGTTGGCGCTCGCGACCATCGGCGGGATGTTCGAGCTGGTCGCCGACTGGCTGCACCATCACGACGACGGTGGGGCGCGGGATGATGTGCAGACGCTGATCGATGATCTGGTCGAGTTCGTCGGCGTGGTCTACGCCGGTCGGGAGGTGCTGACGTAA
- a CDS encoding MMPL family transporter, giving the protein MLTTLARFAVVRPRVVVGIALLLMVLCGLFGSTAQAHMKSGGFVTEDLESVRASEFIADHFTGGDPNYVLLIRAEDGVDSAAAKAAAQRVTDQLRAYPEVSGIQSYWSTRPDRAQALRGKDGLSGIVVASIEGDDGELSERAAKISETVQTSGEGVTVRAGGLAAVFADMNSQISEDLIVAEAIALPLTGLLLILVFGSVVAAALPIVIGLFAIAAALGILRALTAVTDVSMYALNMTTALGLALAIDYSLFIVSRYREELARGLDSGAAVVRSIQTAGRTVVYSALVVALSLAALAVFPQYFFKSFAYAGMAVVAAAAGAAVIVLPAILVLVGERVNALDLRVPLRRMLGRPKHAERAPEHSLWYRWVVGVMKRAAPVAVITTIALLLLGSPFLYAHFGYPDDRALTQSAPSRQVGDALRSDFSADLGASAYAVLPDFRGGQGEIGAYAAALSKVADVPAVVSSDGVYVNGLRAAAASPEMSGPAGAFLSIGTRLDPYSTAGKEQLAEIRAIPAPGDVLFGGAAALNQDSVSAIADRLPLAAALIAVTTLVLLFLFTGSLLLPVKALLLNVLSLAATFGAMVWIFQDGHLSGLLGFTPTGKLDLAMPILMFSLAFGASMDYEVFLLSRIREEWLAGEKTAAGNTHAVAMGVARTGRIFTAAALLMSIVFLALASSGVAAMKLFGIGCALAVLSDATVIRALLAPALMRVMGTANWWAPKPLAALHRRFGLPEETDSPTPPAMTDVAGAATPRVRTDKDADLVRE; this is encoded by the coding sequence ATGCTGACCACCCTCGCACGGTTCGCCGTCGTGCGCCCTCGCGTTGTTGTCGGCATCGCGCTTCTGCTCATGGTGCTGTGCGGTTTGTTCGGGTCGACGGCGCAGGCGCACATGAAGTCCGGTGGGTTCGTCACCGAAGACCTGGAGTCGGTTCGGGCCAGTGAGTTCATCGCGGACCACTTCACCGGTGGGGATCCGAACTACGTGCTGCTCATCCGGGCCGAGGATGGCGTGGACAGTGCTGCGGCGAAGGCCGCCGCGCAGCGGGTTACCGATCAGCTGCGCGCGTATCCCGAGGTCAGCGGCATTCAGTCGTACTGGTCGACGCGGCCCGACCGGGCGCAGGCGTTGCGTGGCAAGGACGGGCTGAGCGGGATCGTCGTGGCCAGTATCGAGGGCGACGACGGGGAGCTCAGCGAGCGCGCCGCGAAGATCAGCGAGACGGTGCAGACCAGCGGTGAGGGGGTCACCGTCCGCGCGGGCGGGCTGGCCGCCGTTTTCGCGGACATGAACTCCCAGATCAGCGAGGACCTGATCGTCGCGGAGGCCATCGCGCTGCCGCTGACCGGGCTCTTGCTGATCCTGGTGTTCGGCAGTGTGGTCGCCGCCGCGCTGCCGATCGTGATCGGCCTGTTCGCCATCGCCGCCGCGCTCGGCATTCTGCGGGCGCTGACGGCGGTCACGGACGTGTCGATGTACGCGCTGAACATGACGACCGCGCTCGGTCTCGCGCTGGCCATCGACTACAGCCTGTTCATCGTCAGCCGGTACCGGGAGGAGCTGGCGCGCGGCCTGGATTCCGGCGCGGCCGTCGTGCGCTCGATCCAGACCGCGGGCCGCACCGTGGTGTATTCGGCTCTGGTGGTGGCGCTTTCGCTGGCGGCGCTCGCCGTGTTTCCGCAGTACTTTTTCAAGTCGTTCGCCTATGCGGGCATGGCCGTTGTCGCGGCGGCCGCAGGCGCGGCGGTCATCGTGCTGCCCGCGATTCTGGTGCTGGTCGGCGAGCGTGTGAACGCGCTGGACCTACGGGTCCCGTTGCGCCGCATGCTCGGTCGTCCCAAGCATGCGGAGCGGGCTCCGGAACACAGCCTGTGGTATCGGTGGGTCGTCGGCGTGATGAAGCGCGCCGCGCCGGTCGCGGTGATCACGACCATCGCGCTGCTGCTGCTCGGATCACCCTTCCTGTACGCGCATTTCGGCTACCCGGATGACCGGGCGCTGACGCAGTCCGCGCCGAGCCGACAGGTCGGCGACGCGCTGCGCAGCGACTTCTCCGCCGACCTCGGGGCGAGCGCCTACGCCGTGCTGCCCGACTTCCGCGGCGGCCAAGGCGAGATCGGCGCGTATGCTGCGGCGCTGTCGAAAGTGGCCGATGTTCCCGCGGTGGTGTCCAGCGACGGCGTCTACGTCAACGGTCTGCGTGCGGCCGCAGCGTCGCCGGAGATGTCCGGTCCGGCGGGCGCTTTCCTGTCGATCGGCACGCGGCTCGATCCGTATTCCACGGCGGGCAAGGAGCAGCTCGCCGAGATCAGGGCGATTCCCGCGCCCGGCGACGTGCTGTTCGGTGGAGCCGCGGCGCTGAACCAGGACTCGGTCTCGGCGATCGCGGACCGGCTACCGCTCGCCGCCGCGCTCATCGCCGTCACCACATTGGTTCTGCTGTTCTTGTTCACCGGCAGCCTGCTGCTTCCGGTGAAAGCGCTTCTGCTCAACGTTCTTTCGCTTGCCGCGACCTTCGGCGCGATGGTGTGGATCTTCCAGGACGGGCATCTGTCCGGGCTGCTCGGCTTCACGCCGACCGGCAAGCTCGACCTCGCGATGCCGATCCTCATGTTCAGCCTCGCGTTCGGCGCCTCGATGGACTACGAGGTATTCCTGCTCTCCAGGATCAGGGAGGAGTGGCTGGCGGGCGAGAAGACCGCGGCGGGCAATACCCACGCCGTCGCCATGGGCGTCGCCAGAACGGGCCGGATCTTCACCGCCGCAGCCCTGTTGATGAGCATCGTCTTCCTCGCGCTGGCCAGCTCCGGCGTCGCCGCCATGAAGCTGTTCGGGATCGGGTGCGCACTCGCGGTGCTCAGCGACGCCACAGTGATCCGCGCTTTGCTGGCGCCCGCACTGATGCGAGTGATGGGCACCGCTAACTGGTGGGCGCCCAAACCCCTTGCGGCGCTGCACCGCCGGTTCGGTCTCCCCGAGGAGACGGACAGTCCCACCCCGCCGGCCATGACGGACGTCGCAGGTGCCGCAACACCACGTGTGCGCACCGACAAGGATGCGGACTTGGTCCGCGAATAG
- the fahA gene encoding fumarylacetoacetase produces the protein MRTRLEVPEDSLFGADNLPYGVFAPRGGEYRVGVRFGEFVIDLAAALDDSVFAASDLNAFLAQGPARWRAVRERVRELVSSEITTDAVHSLADVTLALPVRIGDYVDFYASIDHATNLGRLFRPDAEPLLPNWRHLPVGYHGRAGTVVVSGTEVVRPRGQRRTDSGVPDFGPSRRLDIEAELGFVVGVGSSLGTPIDISEVEDHLFGVALVNDWSARDIQAWEYQPLGPFLGKSFATSLSAWVTPLAALDSARIPLPEQTPPPLPYLSVDEPWGLDIELTVCWNGQVVSHPPYGRMYWSPAQMLAHMTANGAAARSGDLFASGTISGPEAGQRGSFIELSWGGAEPVEVGGERRTFLEDGDEVVITASARGVGGRRVGLGEVRGRVLPAGARG, from the coding sequence GTGAGGACGCGGCTCGAGGTTCCGGAGGATTCACTGTTCGGCGCGGACAACCTGCCGTACGGGGTGTTCGCGCCGCGCGGTGGTGAGTATCGGGTCGGGGTGCGCTTCGGTGAGTTCGTCATCGATCTGGCCGCGGCCTTGGATGATTCGGTTTTCGCGGCTTCGGATCTCAATGCGTTCCTCGCGCAAGGCCCAGCGCGTTGGCGTGCGGTTCGCGAGCGGGTTCGTGAGTTAGTCTCGTCGGAAATCACTACCGACGCAGTGCATTCGCTGGCAGACGTGACTCTGGCGCTGCCGGTTCGCATCGGCGACTATGTGGACTTCTACGCGAGCATCGATCACGCCACCAATCTCGGGCGGTTGTTCCGCCCGGATGCCGAACCGCTGCTGCCGAATTGGCGGCACCTTCCGGTCGGCTACCACGGTAGGGCCGGGACCGTCGTCGTTTCGGGCACCGAGGTGGTACGTCCGCGGGGACAGCGCCGAACAGATTCGGGTGTACCGGATTTCGGTCCGTCCCGGCGATTGGATATCGAGGCCGAACTCGGGTTCGTCGTCGGTGTCGGCTCTTCGCTCGGCACCCCGATCGATATCTCCGAAGTCGAGGATCACCTGTTCGGTGTGGCGCTGGTCAACGACTGGTCGGCGCGGGATATTCAGGCTTGGGAGTACCAGCCGCTCGGGCCGTTCCTCGGTAAGTCGTTCGCCACGTCGTTGTCGGCCTGGGTGACGCCGCTGGCTGCTCTCGATTCGGCGCGGATACCGCTGCCGGAGCAGACGCCGCCGCCCCTGCCCTATTTATCGGTCGATGAGCCTTGGGGTCTGGATATCGAACTGACCGTGTGCTGGAACGGGCAGGTCGTCTCGCATCCGCCGTATGGTCGGATGTACTGGTCTCCTGCGCAGATGTTGGCGCATATGACTGCGAATGGGGCGGCTGCTCGGAGTGGGGATTTGTTCGCGTCGGGGACGATTTCGGGGCCGGAGGCGGGGCAGCGGGGGTCGTTCATCGAATTGTCTTGGGGCGGGGCGGAGCCGGTTGAGGTTGGCGGGGAGCGGCGGACGTTTTTGGAGGATGGGGATGAGGTGGTGATTACCGCGTCTGCGCGCGGGGTGGGTGGAAGGCGTGTGGGGTTGGGGGAGGTGCGGGGGCGGGTTTTGCCTGCGGGGGCGCGAGGATGA
- a CDS encoding homogentisate 1,2-dioxygenase: MAFYRQVGVVPPKRHTQHRDDLGRLYYEELMGEEGFSGDSSLLYHRGLPPAIVDATVWELPDQTTTPNHPLRHRHLRLHDLFPGDTAAETDPVTGRRLLLGNADVRISYVAAKGASPLYRNAIGDELVYVEAGEATVETVFGRLAARQGDQVLIPRATTHRWLPAGAGPLRAYVIEASSHITPPKRYLSKFGQLLENSPYCERDLHGPGEPLLESGTDVEVLVKHRAGGRVVGTRMVYATHPFDVVGWDGCLYPITFNIADFEPITGRVHQPPPVHQAFEGINFVICNFVPRKVDYHPLSIPVPYYHSNVDSDEIMFYCGGNYEARKGSGIGQGSVSVHPGGYAHGPQPGAYERSIGIEFFDELAVMVDTFRPLELGEGALACEDPAYAWTWSGRGPR; encoded by the coding sequence ATGGCGTTCTATCGGCAGGTCGGCGTGGTGCCGCCGAAACGGCACACCCAGCACCGCGACGACCTCGGGCGGCTCTACTACGAGGAGCTGATGGGCGAGGAAGGCTTTTCCGGCGATTCCTCGTTGCTCTATCACCGCGGTCTGCCGCCCGCGATCGTCGACGCCACGGTCTGGGAACTGCCGGACCAGACGACGACGCCGAACCATCCGCTGCGCCATCGGCATCTGCGCCTGCACGATCTCTTTCCCGGCGACACCGCCGCCGAGACCGATCCGGTGACCGGCAGACGGCTGCTGCTCGGCAACGCCGACGTGCGGATCTCCTATGTCGCGGCCAAGGGCGCTTCTCCGTTGTACCGCAACGCGATCGGCGACGAGCTGGTGTACGTGGAGGCGGGCGAGGCGACCGTCGAGACCGTGTTCGGCAGGCTCGCCGCACGGCAGGGCGACCAGGTCCTGATTCCGCGCGCCACCACTCACCGCTGGTTGCCCGCCGGGGCGGGTCCGCTGCGCGCGTATGTGATCGAGGCCTCCAGTCACATCACTCCGCCGAAGCGGTACCTCTCGAAATTCGGTCAGCTGCTGGAGAATTCGCCGTACTGCGAACGCGATCTGCACGGGCCGGGCGAACCGCTGCTCGAATCAGGTACCGACGTCGAGGTTCTGGTGAAGCATCGCGCGGGTGGGCGGGTTGTCGGGACGCGGATGGTCTACGCGACGCATCCGTTCGACGTGGTGGGCTGGGACGGGTGCCTGTACCCGATCACGTTCAACATCGCCGACTTCGAGCCGATCACCGGGCGCGTGCACCAGCCACCGCCGGTCCACCAGGCGTTCGAGGGGATCAACTTCGTGATCTGCAACTTCGTGCCGCGCAAAGTCGACTACCACCCGCTGTCCATCCCGGTGCCCTACTACCACTCCAATGTCGACTCCGACGAGATCATGTTCTATTGCGGCGGAAATTACGAGGCGCGCAAGGGTTCCGGGATCGGTCAGGGTTCGGTGTCGGTGCATCCCGGCGGCTACGCGCACGGACCGCAGCCCGGAGCGTACGAGCGCAGCATCGGCATCGAGTTCTTCGACGAACTGGCCGTCATGGTCGACACCTTCCGCCCGCTCGAACTCGGCGAGGGCGCGCTGGCCTGCGAGGATCCGGCCTACGCGTGGACGTGGTCCGGCCGGGGCCCGCGGTGA
- a CDS encoding TetR/AcrR family transcriptional regulator: MGTEQAVRPRQRARHLGPERRRPQVLDTALAIAVEHGVASVTIAAVAERMNVTRPVVYACFADRVELIQELIRREENHLIEGLLEATPRRAVDAGETVFVEGFQTLLEIAAARPDSWRLLYGNPDPAVADSFGRGRKLAVERCTELLRPTLRAWGTEDAERKLPILVEQWVSAGEGAVRSLLADAGDWTPRTLGAFVGAAVYRALRQA, from the coding sequence ATGGGTACCGAGCAAGCCGTGCGACCGCGTCAGCGGGCGCGGCACCTCGGACCGGAACGCCGCCGCCCGCAGGTGCTCGACACCGCGCTGGCCATCGCCGTCGAACACGGCGTCGCGTCGGTCACCATCGCCGCCGTGGCCGAGCGGATGAACGTCACCCGGCCGGTCGTCTACGCCTGCTTCGCCGATCGCGTCGAACTCATCCAGGAACTGATCCGCCGCGAGGAGAACCACCTCATCGAGGGGCTGCTCGAGGCGACGCCGCGCCGCGCGGTCGACGCGGGCGAGACGGTCTTCGTGGAGGGCTTCCAGACGCTGCTGGAGATCGCCGCCGCTCGGCCGGACTCGTGGCGGCTGCTGTACGGCAATCCCGATCCCGCCGTTGCGGATTCGTTCGGGCGCGGGCGCAAGTTGGCGGTCGAGCGTTGCACCGAGTTGCTGCGGCCGACGCTGCGCGCGTGGGGCACCGAGGATGCCGAGCGGAAGCTGCCGATTCTGGTGGAGCAGTGGGTGTCGGCGGGCGAGGGGGCGGTGCGGTCGCTGCTTGCCGATGCGGGCGATTGGACGCCGCGGACGCTGGGGGCGTTCGTGGGTGCGGCGGTCTATCGGGCGTTGCGGCAGGCGTAA
- a CDS encoding acyl-CoA dehydrogenase family protein, with protein MPETLFNPKTCEFDEFDAETRRLLRATVDWFETRGKAALKRDDRERVWYSDFLDFVKRERIFAIFLTPAAEANGDPNKRWDTGRIAMMSKVLGFYGMSYWYVWQVTILGLGPIWQSDNKAAKQRAAALLDSGEIFAFGLSEKEHGADVYSTDMVLEPEPGGGFTATGGKHYIGNGNLAAMVSVFGRRADKPIIDSAKALNAKPAQDDYEGYLFFVADSKHKNYKLRRNVVDSQMYVAAFDLEKYPVAEEDILHRGEAAFHAAMNTVNVGKFNLGFGAVGACEHAFYESITHAENRILFGHRVTEFPQVRSLLTDSYARVIGMKLYSERAIDYLRSASGEDRRYLLFNAIEKMTVTREGQRVIEDLADVIAARGFENDMYFPMAMLGLFGLPRLEGTVHVNMALSLKFLANYMFHPSDAGLAALRVLPDAAPKGAVRAVSAALSWSSRKLAPRAGAAVPKLRAELAAARYPEVPTRRDAADDEFLFRQGPSAGLGRIRFADWRPVFEKFAHVPNVAIFLDQAIAFQTLLAAAPPTADQQRDVDFLFAIGELFTAIPYAQLILEQAAIEGTDAAVLDQLFDVFVREFAKNALALHSKPTATKAQQTRALDLVRRPTADATRFDKVLAKARSHAGAYEMNP; from the coding sequence ATGCCCGAAACCCTGTTCAACCCGAAGACCTGCGAGTTCGACGAGTTCGACGCCGAGACCCGGCGACTGCTGCGCGCTACGGTCGACTGGTTCGAGACGCGCGGTAAGGCGGCGTTGAAGCGGGACGACCGGGAGCGCGTCTGGTACTCCGATTTCCTCGACTTCGTCAAGCGGGAGCGGATCTTCGCGATCTTCCTCACCCCCGCGGCCGAGGCCAACGGGGATCCGAACAAACGCTGGGACACCGGCCGGATCGCGATGATGAGCAAGGTGCTCGGCTTCTACGGCATGTCCTACTGGTACGTCTGGCAGGTCACCATCCTCGGCCTCGGCCCGATCTGGCAGAGCGACAACAAGGCCGCCAAGCAGCGCGCCGCGGCGCTGCTCGACTCCGGTGAGATCTTCGCGTTCGGGTTGTCGGAGAAGGAGCACGGCGCCGACGTGTACTCCACCGACATGGTGTTGGAGCCCGAGCCCGGCGGCGGTTTCACCGCGACCGGCGGCAAGCACTACATCGGCAACGGCAATCTCGCCGCGATGGTCTCGGTGTTCGGCCGCCGTGCCGACAAGCCGATCATCGACAGCGCCAAAGCGTTGAATGCCAAACCGGCGCAGGACGATTACGAGGGGTATCTGTTCTTCGTCGCCGACAGCAAGCACAAGAACTACAAGCTGCGCCGCAACGTGGTGGACAGCCAGATGTACGTGGCCGCTTTCGATCTCGAGAAGTATCCGGTCGCCGAAGAGGACATCCTGCACCGCGGTGAGGCCGCGTTCCACGCCGCGATGAACACCGTCAACGTGGGCAAGTTCAACCTCGGATTCGGCGCCGTCGGCGCGTGCGAACACGCCTTCTACGAATCGATCACGCACGCGGAGAACCGAATCCTGTTCGGGCACAGAGTGACCGAGTTCCCGCAGGTGCGCTCGCTGCTCACCGACTCCTACGCGCGGGTGATCGGCATGAAGCTCTACAGTGAGCGCGCCATCGACTACCTGCGTTCGGCCTCCGGCGAAGACCGGCGCTACCTGCTGTTCAACGCGATCGAGAAGATGACCGTGACGCGGGAGGGTCAGCGCGTCATCGAGGACCTCGCCGACGTGATCGCCGCCCGCGGCTTCGAGAACGACATGTACTTCCCGATGGCCATGCTCGGTCTGTTCGGGCTGCCGCGCTTGGAAGGCACCGTGCACGTGAACATGGCGCTGTCGCTGAAGTTCTTGGCCAACTACATGTTCCACCCGTCCGACGCCGGGCTCGCCGCGCTGCGCGTGCTGCCGGACGCCGCGCCCAAGGGTGCGGTGCGAGCGGTGTCCGCTGCGCTGAGCTGGTCCAGCCGCAAGCTCGCCCCGCGGGCCGGCGCGGCGGTGCCCAAGCTGCGCGCGGAGCTGGCCGCCGCGCGATACCCCGAGGTGCCGACCCGCCGCGACGCCGCCGACGACGAATTCCTGTTCCGCCAGGGCCCGAGCGCGGGTCTCGGACGCATCCGGTTCGCCGACTGGCGTCCCGTGTTCGAGAAATTCGCGCACGTGCCGAACGTCGCGATCTTCCTGGACCAGGCCATCGCCTTCCAGACGCTGCTCGCCGCGGCCCCACCCACCGCCGACCAGCAGCGCGACGTCGACTTCCTGTTCGCCATCGGCGAGCTGTTCACCGCGATCCCGTACGCCCAGCTCATCCTGGAACAGGCCGCGATCGAGGGCACCGACGCCGCCGTGCTCGACCAGCTCTTCGACGTCTTCGTGCGGGAGTTCGCCAAGAACGCCCTCGCCTTGCACAGCAAGCCGACCGCGACCAAGGCGCAGCAGACCAGGGCACTCGACCTGGTCCGCCGCCCCACGGCCGACGCCACCCGCTTCGACAAAGTGCTCGCCAAGGCCCGCTCCCACGCGGGCGCCTACGAAATGAACCCGTAG
- a CDS encoding exodeoxyribonuclease III: MRLATWNVNSIRSRLDRVAAWLDRQDIDVLAMQETKCRDDQFPFERFEELGYEVAHLGINQWNGVAIASRIGLEDVELGFPNQPGFDKDAGESLISTPVVESRALGATCGGVRVWSLYVPNGRTLADPHYAYKLEWLETLRANAATWLTEDPQAKIALVGDWNIAPTDDDVWSPAFFTGKTHTSQPERDAFNAIVDTGFADVMRPFAPGPGVYTYWDYTQLRFPRKEGMRIDFVLASPALAAATRDAGVDREERKGKGASDHAPVVAEFDIPVESR, encoded by the coding sequence GTGCGTCTGGCGACTTGGAACGTCAACTCGATCCGCTCCCGGCTCGACCGGGTGGCGGCCTGGCTGGACCGCCAGGACATCGACGTGCTCGCCATGCAGGAAACCAAGTGCCGCGACGACCAGTTCCCGTTCGAGCGCTTCGAGGAACTCGGCTACGAGGTGGCCCACCTCGGCATCAACCAGTGGAACGGCGTGGCCATCGCGTCCAGGATCGGCCTGGAAGACGTCGAACTCGGCTTCCCCAATCAGCCCGGTTTCGACAAGGACGCGGGCGAATCCCTCATCAGCACACCGGTCGTCGAATCGCGCGCGCTCGGCGCGACCTGCGGCGGCGTGCGGGTCTGGAGCCTGTACGTGCCCAACGGGCGCACCCTCGCCGACCCGCACTACGCCTACAAGCTCGAGTGGCTGGAGACGCTGCGCGCCAACGCCGCGACCTGGCTGACCGAGGACCCGCAGGCCAAGATCGCGCTGGTCGGCGACTGGAACATCGCGCCGACCGACGACGACGTGTGGTCGCCAGCGTTCTTCACGGGCAAGACGCATACCTCCCAACCCGAACGCGACGCGTTCAACGCCATCGTCGACACCGGCTTCGCCGACGTGATGCGGCCCTTCGCGCCGGGGCCCGGGGTGTACACGTACTGGGACTACACGCAGCTGCGGTTTCCGCGTAAAGAGGGGATGCGGATCGATTTCGTCCTTGCCTCGCCCGCGCTCGCCGCCGCGACCAGGGATGCTGGGGTCGATCGTGAGGAGCGAAAAGGCAAGGGGGCCAGCGATCACGCGCCGGTTGTCGCGGAGTTCGATATTCCCGTCGAGTCCCGCTGA